GGAGACCACGGAAGCCCACTCGCTCGCCGACGCACCCTTGTCACCAAGGTCCTGAGAGGGCTCATTAGAAGAAGGTTCCGGGAAAGGGGGCAAGAACGGTGAACGTGACGGGATGTTTTCTTACCTTGGCCACATGGCAACCGTGCGCGACACGAGTCTGCTCTGGATCCACAGCCATCACATACACGCTCTTATTTTGCAGCTTCGACTTGACGTGGTTAATTGACTCGCTTACAGCCTTGGCGCTAGCAGGCATGGGCAGCTTCACAACCAACGTAGTAGAGTCCTTGTTTTCAGGGGCATCGAAATAGGATGTGATGGCCTCCAGAGCCATCTTCGATTCCAACTTCTGCTGAGCCTTTTGACCATCCAGAACTTGCTTGTTGATCGCAGCATACCGGGTGCGGAACTGCGCCTTGCGGACAGCCGAGACGACGAGTTGGTTCAGATCGACCTGAACTTGCTTCGATTCGCGCTCCTTCTGGGGACCAAGGGGCATGGCTTCCAACCGGTCGAGACGTGCCTCAAAGTCTTTGGCAACCCGCTGAACCTCATGGGCTTCTTCACCGGTGACAGCGATGATACGACGAATACCCTTGGCAATGCCGCTCTCCTCGAGGACAATCAAATCCTTGATGTCACCGGTCTTTTGCACGTGGGTTCCACCGCAGAATTCGATGCTGACTTGCTCCCAACGAGGGTCCTTAACGTTGCGTAGAATCTCTTCGATCTCAACACCAACAGATACGACGCGGACAGGGTCCGGATAAGTCTCGCCAAAGACCGCACGCACGCCTGAGATCTGCTGCGCGGTCGCTAACGGAAGCTCTTTGGAGTAAACAGTGCAGTTCTGTCTGATGTACTCGGTGGACTTAGACTCGATTTTCTCTAGGTCTGCGTCCGAGACTGCAGCCTTGTGAGAGAAGTCGAAGCGAAGTTTTTCCGCAGAAACCAAGGAGCCCTTCTGGTCAATACCATCGCCAAGGACCTCGCGGAGAGCAAAGTTGAGAATGTGAGTGCCGGTGTGGTTGTTCCGGATGGGCCAGCGCCGAAGCTCGTCATATTCACAAATGACAGAATCACCAACCGATAGCGATCCGTACTTCATGAAGCCAGTGTGCAAGACGTAACCGGCGTAAACCTGGACGTCTCCAACTTCCAATTCAGCCTTGCCGTCAATAATGATGCGGCCAGTGTCGGCCTCCTGACCACCCTGCTCGGCGTAGAAGTTGGTACAGTCGAGAATAACTCCAAGCTGTTCACCCTCCGCCACCTTGTCTGTGCTCTCGTAGAAGTTCTTGCCGTGATAAATAGCCTTGACGTGGGCAGTAATGTTCTCGCGCCCAAACTTGGCCGAGTCGTCGGTCTTGCGCACGTcgttcatcttctccagttTGCCGAGATCGTGAACGTCAAGCTTGACCAGATTCTCGGCTGTCTTCTTTTGGCCCTTActggcctccttggccttcaaCCGAGCCTCTTCGAACTCGGCGTCATCAATGCGCAGTCCGCGCTCCTCGGCCATAATCTGGGTGAGATCGACGGGGAAACCAAAGGTATCGTAAAGGCGCCAAACGTCCGCGCCGTGCAATTTGTCGTCCCCCTTGACCTTGGCGTGCTGAGCGTACTGCTCAAACTGGCGCTCACCACGGTCCAGAGTCTTGGCAAAGgaaatttcttcctcgtcgagAACCTCCATCACATCTTGCTGCTTCTTGACCAGCTCGGGGAACATGCCACCCAGTTGCTCCACAACGGTGGGTACCAGctttgagaagaaattgCCAATTTCCACCTGGAAGTACTTGCGCGCGTATCGAGCACCCCGGCGCAGCACTCGGCGAATGACGTATCCACGGCCCTCGTTGTTAGGCATGACACCATCCGAGATAGCAAACATCAAAGTACGCACATGGTCTGCGACGACACGGTAGGCGGTATCAATACCGTCAGAATCCTCGGCGCCAAATCGGCCCCGGTATTCCCGGGCGCCGGTGGCGTTTTGAATCGCCTGGAAGATCGGAGTGAACACATCGGTGTCGTAGTTGGAAGACTTATCCTGCAGGACCGAAACCAGCCGCTCAAAGCCCATTCCGGTGTCAACGTGCTTGTTGGGGAGCGGCCTCAATGAGCGATCTGCCTCGCGGTTGTATTGGATGAACACGTTATTCCAAATCTCGAGCACATTTGGGTCGTCCATGTTGACGAGGGAGGCAGCGTTGCGGCCACCGATCCGGTCATAGTGGACTTCACTACAGGGTCCACATGGGCCCTGGTCGCCCATCTCCCAGAAATTGTCCTTCATGTTTCCGGGAAGAATGTGGTCTTCAGGGACGCCCACCGATTTCCATAGGTCTCGGGCTTCAAAATCTGGTTCCAGGCCGCCTTTCTCATCACCTTCGAAGTATGTCACGTATAGACGATCAGGGTTAAGCCCGTAAACTTTGGTCAGCAAAGTCCACGAGTAAGTAATCGCCTCCTTCTTGAAGTAGTCGCCGAAACTCCAGTTTCCGAGCATCTCGAAGAACGTCTGTACCATTCAATGAGAAAGTCGACTGATTAGTGAAATCGAACCCCAGGGTGAAAAGTTGCAATGCATCCTCGACGGCAAGTATAACTCACATGGTGGTAGCTGTCTTTACCGACATCATCGAGGTCCTGTCGTCCGCCCGTCAATACCCAATCATTTTGCCTTATTATCGGTAGCGCTTCACTCACATTATGTTTACCACCGGCACGAATACACTAGTCAAGATACCTCGATTAGTCAAAAGTCACGTAAGAAACATCCTTGTTCGTACTGCACAATATTTACCTTTTGGGAGTTTACCGCACGTCGCAGCTTCGCAAAGTCTGATTGTGGGTCCACGGTGCCGAGGAAGATAGACTTATACTGATTCATGCCCGCATTGGTGAATACAGAGTCGGATCCGACAGCGGAGCGACAGAAGATGACGGGACTGATAGAAGAAAATCATTGTCAGCGACCTGTGAGAAGAGAATTTCGGCCGTGGCTTATCGCCCGCAACCTTTGGCGTTTGACGGGAATCGCGAAGAGGGGTGGCGGGGTTTCTTGGGAAATTTTGCAAATACCAAAGGTGTGGCCATTTTGCTTGAAGTAGTCCAGGAAAGTTTCTCGAACCCGAGGAGCAGTCCACTCGGGACGACTAGTATCGGAAGCCATCCTGACGGACGATCGTGAGAGTTGtgggggaagatggaagGAAGAAGTGTGGCGGAGAGAGTAGAAGTTCTGGGAGGAGCGCAAGAGCGGCGCGCAACGTGCGGAGGATGACTCAAGACCGCCGCGGGCATTCCCCCTTCACCACTTTCCAACACCACGGAATCGCATTGAGAGAGATCGACAATATACACGTCGGaccttttgtttccccctctttctctctctgcttcCGTGTCTcgtttcccctttcttcctcggtctTCCAGATTCAAAACAAATTAAAGGAGAACAAGACACAAGCCAAACGGGCAATAGAATGCACCACAGCCCCGAGCCGGTTGTGGTTCTCTAGTTATAAACGCTCGATATCCTTCCCAGCTGTTGTTCGTGCGCGTCAAAACTTTGTCGCTTTTGATATTCGTCTCGTTTCGCAGTCTTCCAAGTGATTCATGGATGGCGCGGAGCGATGGATTCCCCAACACGGCAGAAAGCGCCACGCTGATGGTGACCCGGATGGCGCACAGCCTTTAGCAAAGAGATTCGGGTATCTTCATATAGGTATGTCTGTCTGCTGAGCACGAGTTATCTGCTGCGACCGCCCAAGTCCCCAACCCCTCTCCTGAATAGGTCATCCGGAGCTCGAATCGATGCTCACGACACCCGCAAGGCCTGGCCCGGAAAAAGGTTGACGCATTCCGCAACAGGAAACCCGTTTGACACGGAACCCCGTGATGGCCCGAATGGATTCAAGAGCAACACCCTGTCTCATGTGTCAACGACGGCTTCGGCTACATCGCTTCCAGTTACGTCTCCAGCGACGTCTGCTCATGACAGCGCTACATTCGCATGGACGGTGCCGACCTCGACGACTGGCACAGGCAGTGGACCTTCGGCTCCATCCGATGCGATGATGCTGGATGATACCCCACACACAACATACATCCATGATTTAGACCGAGAGCTGGCCGATATAGATGTGACTGAGGGGCCTTTTGTCATACTACCTCTTGCGGCCAAGATGCTCGCGGTACCAGAATCGGTTCTAGCAGGCCCCTCTCAGGGTAAGGAACTGGTCCTCTATTCGGACCCATCGTCCCTCTCGGTGCCAAGAGAGCATGATAGCGTGAGAAAGGCTATTCTCGAGTCTAGAGCGagggcaaggaagagaagttTGACTGGGCAAACGACGAGTGATCGTCTATTGTCACCACCACAAGATGTGGCCCCCCTGCCTGCGAGCACGCCCACACCGGACGACACACGACCCCTCAATTATGGCGATGATCTCGACGCGATGGAAATTGAAGATATCTCCTAGACCGTTCCAAGTGCGACAGTCCAAACGTAAACCCGACGGGCGATAGCATCCTAGGCTTGGGTAACACTGATGCATTTTGAGACAGAAGAGGACTCCAGGTAGGCGCAAGCGATGTGCAACCCCATTGCTACTCGAGCATCATGTTCGATGGTTCCAAGCTGGGTGGGGCCAGATCCAAATTTTTGTCTGTCAATAGGCACGGCTGTGTGTGATACAGAGAGTATACAATTGAAAGAATCTGGTCGATCTCAAATACCCCAGCTTCCACTCGCCCTCACTGTAATTGAAGAATTTCGAAGATGAATAGCGCTTCTATCACACCGTGAAAGTTCTAGTAGGTGTTGCTGCGGAAATTGCTAGCGTCAACTGGAAAGCAGGTGTCCGGGCGATCTACGGCGTTCGTGATCTGTCACGACATGAACCAAAGGTATACAGAGCATGGAGGGTTGAGAGattttgccctctctaggTGTTTGCTATCAAGCCCAgttaggccttgcaattactcgcgagtcctcggctcgcgctactcgcgagccaaggactctcgagccgatcgaaccgcgagtttttctggctcgctatatacaataataaattaccggctcgattttacaataccgtacgagtgggaagactcgcgagtccttagctcgcgagttcgagccagtctttccggctcgcgagtaattttccgcgagccaGAGGtacgagccggctcgcgagtcgagtccaaaaagccggctcgccgcgagtaattgcaaggtctaaCCTAGAAGGAGATATAGAGCGTAAACGATTATACGAACTATATAACGTTCCTCTATAATATCCTTAAGAACTAGCCTATAAGATAGGAGCGGGTATAGCGCCTATATATAGGAATCCTACAAGAGATCGAATTAGAAGGCTATAGGTTTCCTaatgtgattcgaagagtaaagaaaggaTGATTTttgaagtatatctatagtatctcttaaatatcgggactataaggatagtcacgggACTATatagggccgaacgggggtatTCACGTGAGCCATAACTTATAtaactacccttccgggatcttatcctcccctacttagactgaactcgccccgagctttagGGTGACGtagtctaagcttactatcgCTCCGTTTAGTTATATCCGTAGGTTCCCGCCTTAGTGCGTTTGTATATACGGGGTAAAGTCAAAATAGTAGGGGTTtaataaaggaaaaggtataatattattttcggcTACTTATAACTATCGCGTAcggctaatagtcgctaaaagctcctattagGGTAGTCCGGGGGAATAAAGGATCCCTCGTTATaaatatagataaattcccctaatcgcttcttcttctctttatccttcttccttatcctTTCTAATACTATTTAGGTtatcctatatattctaagactttttcctaggctagGTAGCTtactccgagtccgaactagatctttaagtagctaataggtctttagttcctccttaTTCTCTTTCTAAGCTAGTAGCTAATTCTTCTACTAAATTCTCTTCTGcccctttatctcctctcgtccttaaTCTTCCTCTACTAGACGCTCTATTAAGCCCTTAGTAATCCGAGGACTAGCTTATAAGCGATTAGGAGCTTTTAGAGTTTCGTACTCCTATTCCGTCGCCTTCCTCTAAGCCTCCCCTTAGCGGCTCTATCgagcgttaggtctagaTCGCTTAATCGCGGATAGTCCTAGTaataaggaagagggctATCGCGGTAAAGTATACGCTAGCCTAGATTTTTACGTATacgcgcaagaaggacttcgatccgaataccGCGTAGACTAATAGGCTATAGACGGGCTTAGATACCTAAGAGAACCCTCTAGCGAGCTAGTTTAAGACTAATTATACAAAGGATTCTTAGACTAATAGCGCGCGGGTTCGAGACATAGACTAGAGAAACGACGATCTGAAGGATTATAGTACCCTAATAAAGGTTCGGGCGGCCTTTACCTAGTAGATTAGTAAACCTACTCCTAATAGTATAGAGTGCAagttatatagtaaccgAAATAGTCTGTTTAGTTCTTGCTATATTTTTAGGATCACGTAGGAGGGTCTATTAGGAGGcggaggctatagaaattactaatttAATAGTAACGCGTCCTAGTACTCCTTACAGAGAGATAAGCTCCTCGATCCTTAGGTATAGGAGtattataataagatatatcCTAATTACGTATTAGTTAAGaataaaaaggtatattTCCCTCCGTTTATTCCCGATCTCCCTAGCTAACCtttagtagcgcgatctaaagggTAAGAAATAGGCCTATAACGATAatagcggcgagggtagctctaaaaagaagaaggactaggataataagcctaagaaggggaaggataaGGGTAAGGCTAAGGCTAAGGATAACGAtaccttctttaagaatttATAGCTATCTAGTCTCCTAAAGGATCCTTAGATTTATAACAAAAACGACTTTATAGTcgcgttagaggcctataaggcgattccggagataatcgcggctttagagagcgatctcgagatcctagaggcgtacTTAGTCGAGAATAGGTAgattaagctcgaggataataataacgataataataataatagtaatagtAATAATAACccgttcgtctctattaagaagcgtttagggaagtaatctctTTTTTGTATACTTTTAgcgttagtataggtagttaaataCGATATTTtttgtattagtattagtacctTATAGGAACTACGACAGTAAAAGGTCTATTAAATAAATCCAGTTCGTCTTAGTTAGCGTCCCGGTTATTCCGAATATCCCCTAGCAGTAGTTTACTAGATTAATAAGTCCGTATCCTAGAGCTCGTTCCTAGATATAGGTAattagagctcctcctagtctatcgcgcgtttcttagtctttctATTTTCCCTATTAATACGTTTGCGGCttcgatcgagggcttctgtTATAACGTTTTCTCTCCTACTTTACTCGGGcgtatactattagcccGGTCTATTAGGaattaattctattcttcctttgtaaaggtagataagtcccTATATATAGGAGGAGTATTATCTTGTTCGATAATTTTTAGTAGCTCTTAGGATTATCTTAGTTAGATCCCCTATCTCCGGAGTACTACTTATACcgcctataatatctataggCCTCCCGGGTCCTTTATATTAGCTTTAGCTacgaactattaattaggttctttaggaccgtccgttcggttcttctagtatatatatactaagtaggTACGCTATAAGGACTTAAAAGGTCCGAACTACTtactctcgaatttctgtactaaTTTAttccgaacgaggacctaatCCCCTTTTCGAAGCTCGTCTTTGttacctagctatccctaatcctattagtccagatcgctcgggatagtaGTAGCTTATTCGCTTTAGTATAGGCGTCGCTTATATCCTAGAGCTCTTAGTCCGCCCCGCGAATACTAAGGATTCTTTTATTAGATTATTACCTAGTAAGCGAGGGTAGGccctataaactagaaagaataggctatacctagttactatatattcccggacctatatagctagggtcgcctacgctagtataggtcctacgccttcgttagctttcctataagatactttattaatatacaGCCGAGTAGACTATTAagttttctactttcctattcGTATAGGGGTAGTAGGGGTAGTTAGCCTATACCGAGTTTTTAGTAGGTTTAGTAGTAGCTAACCGCACCCGAAAGGAGGTTTAAACTattatcggagaggatctcgagtagcgctccgtaatttataaagatttcctcgtggAGGAAGGTTCTAAGCGCTTTTCCGTAGCTTCTAGGACGGCTCTAGCTACCGGCTATCTAGTTATATAGTCGATTACCgtaataatctatctattaccGTTCAGTATTATTAGTAGTTATCTAATAAGGTCGATCTCTACTtctagaaaggcctaatccctttagttactaggtagtaggctaTTTCCTAttctagggccttctttaatCCCTAAGAAACCTAGTACTAAGGGTACTTACGTGCcgcggtctctatatccgctcttatctagggctactaagctctTAGTCTTAGATACCGTTTAGGCCtagctatcctagatatctatattataagtatatcttattaactagattaCCCCTAAATACTAGTTCTAGGTAGGGACTTTTAGTCTGTTATTATACgtaaaggttagttagcggtTATTAGTATCCTCCTAGTCctatatagagaggtaatCCGAGTATTAGGTTACTACCTTAGATAGGAGCTTATTATTAGGGAGTACTCCTGTATCTAAGAAGTTAATAGTCGCGGCTAACTACTTATCCTTAGCTACCTTTTAGATAGTTATTTATAGCTAttagggcggccttctatataggcTAATCTCGTATAACGTTAGCGAGTAACCTTTAATAAAGTCTAGTCGTCTGCTTAAAGCGTCGGGTATAATAGTTTTAGTACCCGGATAgtatcggatcttaagattatactcctaaaattcgctaaTCTAGCGGGCGAGacgcttactataggtaatAATCGTCTATAGGTATTATAGGCGAGCGTAGTCCGTTACAATTTCTATTTAGGTTccgttattaatatatttatcctaAAGCTAtagggcctctttaatagctagtaGCTCCTTCTTATATACTAGGTAGTTAAGCTTAgcgcctataagcttccgcccGTCGTATATAATAGGGTAGAGTATTTCTTCTAGCTCCTTCTAGAGTAGGACTAGGCCGATCGCCTACTTAGAAGTATCGGTCTTAATAGTAAATAACCGCGTAAGGTCTAGTTATAAGAGAATAGGGGCTTCTAATAGCTTCTTCTTTAACTTTCGGAAAGTAGTcttataagctatattctactagatagggcggaacttaagcttccggagcttaGCGTCCGATTTTTTTAGGAGTTCGTATAGAGGtacgtatatctccgcgaaccTATAGATAAAccgctaatagtatatcgcgaggcTAAGGAACTACTATAGTTCGTATATATTCTAAGGTTATAGCTATATACGGATAATATCGACCTTAGCTAGTATAGGCTATACGCTCCCGTTCCTAATAATATATCTATAGAATTCTAGTTCGCTAGTTACGATCTCGTACTTCCCTAGTTAGACGATTAGTTATTCCTTCTCAAGGATCTCGAGTACTTTTTCGAGGTATTCGTAGTgctcttctatactatctAGGAAGATTAGGATATTATCGAGGTATATAACCACGAACCTACTAAGATAGGGCCGGAGGGCCTTATTTATAACTATCTAGAAAGTTATAGGGGCGTTATAAAGGCTAAAGGGTATCGtaagctacttatattttccctagatagtattaaaggCGGTTTTAGGTACTACGCGGTTAGTTAGGCGTACTTACTAGAACCTAgacgcgaggtcgatcttTATTAGGACCTATATACTTCCGATTTAGTTAAGAAGGTCTTAGATCTAGGGTAACGGATATCTATTCTTCTTAGTTAGGTTATTTAGGATATAGTAGtcgatatatatcctctacttacTATTAGATTTAGGAGcgaataggactagaaatCCCTAGGGGCTAGCTAAAGGGCGGATTAACCCCTTCTCTAAAAGGAGATCGACTTAGCGTATCTATTCGTCTAGCTTCTCTTTAGAAAGAGAATAGGTATAAATATTTATAGGCTTCGTGTtactagtattaatattatagagAATCTCCCTTTCTAGAGGTAAGGTATTAGGGAGTTCGTTATAGATAATCGTCCTATATTTCCTTATAAGGATCCGGATCTAGGGATCCgggtataagataggagtctctagaggaggggagttTACTCGAGAGgccctaatagagattataagggTATCCTCGTTTTTCTTACGTATTTATCTGCGTATCTGTTTAGCCGATATCAGGAAAATACCGGCTTCTTTAAGTTCGTGATTAGGTCGAGCCTCGTAAGATTCGATAGTGTATATTCGCTAGTAATTACGGATAGTTAGCCGAGagctaacctaattaatagtcggGTTCTATTACTTTAGGAAGTCCCGTCTAAGGACGATATTAAAGTTAGGTAGGTCTAGGATCTAGACCTTCACGCTTCTAGTCTATATAcctatttttagtaggaCGCGGGCACGTCCTTCCGTGCGTAGGGACTACCTATCGGGTAGCCTTACCTGGAGGGCGTCCGGTataggccttgcaattactcgcgagtcctcggctcgcgctactcgcgaaccggctcgcaggactcgcgagctaaggactcgcgagttcgagccagaagtgcgagccggctcgcgagtcgagtctaaaaagccggctcgccgcgagtaattatAAGGTCTAGTCCGGTAGCTTCTTTAGGCGCACGGATCCTTTTAGCGACGCtatagctcgagaggagataaacgtataggaggaaccggagtctaAGAGGGCGCGTATTAGTGCTTCCTAAGGGCTAACTCGGGCCTAATAGAGTAGGAGGCCTACTTAGATAGCGAGTAGGAAGGCTTCGTGTACGTTAGGTTCGAGGAGGTTAGGTCCTGGAAGCAGGGGCACGTAAGAGGCGGCTTAGAGCCGGCTAGCGAAAGTctctaattcgtctagcCGCTTATATTTTTTAGCTATAAAAGGACTCCCTTAGGGTAGTCTCTCTTAATATATCCTAGCTTcttatatatatagtacTTTACTAGGGTCCGTCCCTATACCTTCTCTCGCGAGACTATactcgagctatcgcgaTCGCTAGCTATTATATTTATTCAgaaatcgctattagcgtctctAGTCTTAGAGGAGGAGTAGTTCCTAATCTACCCGGAGattatttctcccctcttatactagataaagcGGTCGATTATAGCTCGAAGAGTAGTTAGGTATTCGCGATCCTCggcctacttcttctagagAGTAGCTTTCGTACCCTTTTAgaggtattagataacgaCTTCCTCCGGAAGA
This genomic window from Penicillium oxalicum strain HP7-1 chromosome III, whole genome shotgun sequence contains:
- a CDS encoding Alanine--tRNA ligase, which codes for MASDTSRPEWTAPRVRETFLDYFKQNGHTFGICKISQETPPPLFAIPVKRQSPVIFCRSAVGSDSVFTNAGMNQYKSIFLGTVDPQSDFAKLRRAVNSQKCIRAGGKHNDLDDVGKDSYHHTFFEMLGNWSFGDYFKKEAITYSWTLLTKVYGLNPDRLYVTYFEGDEKGGLEPDFEARDLWKSVGVPEDHILPGNMKDNFWEMGDQGPCGPCSEVHYDRIGGRNAASLVNMDDPNVLEIWNNVFIQYNREADRSLRPLPNKHVDTGMGFERLVSVLQDKSSNYDTDVFTPIFQAIQNATGAREYRGRFGAEDSDGIDTAYRVVADHVRTLMFAISDGVMPNNEGRGYVIRRVLRRGARYARKYFQVEIGNFFSKLVPTVVEQLGGMFPELVKKQQDVMEVLDEEEISFAKTLDRGERQFEQYAQHAKVKGDDKLHGADVWRLYDTFGFPVDLTQIMAEERGLRIDDAEFEEARLKAKEASKGQKKTAENLVKLDVHDLGKLEKMNDVRKTDDSAKFGRENITAHVKAIYHGKNFYESTDKVAEGEQLGVILDCTNFYAEQGGQEADTGRIIIDGKAELEVGDVQVYAGYVLHTGFMKYGSLSVGDSVICEYDELRRWPIRNNHTGTHILNFALREVLGDGIDQKGSLVSAEKLRFDFSHKAAVSDADLEKIESKSTEYIRQNCTVYSKELPLATAQQISGVRAVFGETYPDPVRVVSVGVEIEEILRNVKDPRWEQVSIEFCGGTHVQKTGDIKDLIVLEESGIAKGIRRIIAVTGEEAHEVQRVAKDFEARLDRLEAMPLGPQKERESKQVQVDLNQLVVSAVRKAQFRTRYAAINKQVLDGQKAQQKLESKMALEAITSYFDAPENKDSTTLVVKLPMPASAKAVSESINHVKSKLQNKSVYVMAVDPEQTRVAHGCHVAKDLGDKGASASEWASVVSSSVGGKAGGKGATSIGNGTNPDKVDEAVALATEYLSKFKL